Proteins encoded in a region of the Vicia villosa cultivar HV-30 ecotype Madison, WI linkage group LG5, Vvil1.0, whole genome shotgun sequence genome:
- the LOC131604539 gene encoding repetitive proline-rich cell wall protein 2-like translates to MASLTLLVSLLLALVIPQGFANYEKPPIYQPPVKTPPIYKPPVEKPPVYKPPVEKSPVYKPPVEKPPVYKPPVEKPPIYKPPVEKPPVYKPPTEKPPVYKPPVEKPPVYKPPVEKPPVYKPPVEKPPVYKPPVEKPPTYKPPVEKPPIYKPPVGYQPPVYTPPPY, encoded by the coding sequence ATGGCTTCCTTAACCTTGCTAGTGTCACTCCTGCTTGCTCTTGTCATTCCTCAGGGGTTTGCAAACTATGAGAAACCTCCGATTTATCAACCACCGGTGAAAACACCTCCAATCTACAAGCCACCAGTAGAGAAACCTCCCGTCTACAAACCACCTGTTGAGAAGTCTCCTGTTTACAAACCACCAGTAGAGAAGCCACCTGTGTATAAACCACCAGTTGAAAAACCTCCTATTTACAAACCTCCTGTTGAAAAACCTCCCGTTTACAAACCACCTACAGAAAAGCCACCAGTATACAAACCACCAGTTGAGAAGCCTCCAGTCTACAAGCCACCAGTAGAAAAACCTCCTGTCTACAAGCCTCCAGTTGAAAAGCCTCCAGTCTACAAGCCACCAGTTGAGAAACCTCCAACATACAAGCCACCAGTTGAGAAACCTCCGATTTATAAGCCACCGGTTGGGTATCAGCCACCAGTTTACACTCCTCCTCCGTATTAG
- the LOC131604540 gene encoding repetitive proline-rich cell wall protein 1-like: MACITFLVLLLLALVIPQGFANYKKHSIYQPPVETPSIYKPPVEKPSVYKPPFKKSLVYKPPVKNSLMYKPPVFKPPVYKSPIYKPPVYKPPVYKPPVYEFPVYKPPVYKPPVYKPPVYESLVYKPSIEKPSTYKPPIGYQPQIYTPPY, encoded by the coding sequence ATGGCTTGCATAACCTTTCTAGTGTTACTTCTTCTTGCTCTTGTCATTCCTCAAGGATTTGCCAACTATAAGAAACATTCAATTTATCAACCACCGGTGGAAACACCATCAATCTACAAGCCACCCGTAGAGAAACCTTCCGTCTACAAACCACCTTTTAAGAAGTCTCTTGTTTACAAACCACCAGTAAAGAACTCACTTATGTATAAGCCACCCGTTTTCAAACCTCCTGTTTACAAATCTCCAATCTACAAACCACCTGTGTATAAGCCACCCGTTTACAAACCTCCTGTTTATGAATTTCCAGTCTACAAACCGCCTGTGTATAAGCCACCCGTTTACAAACCTCCTGTTTACGAATCTCTAGTCTACAAGCCATCAATTGAAAAACCTTCGACTTATAAGCCACCGATTGGGTATCAGCCACAAATTTACACTCCTCCGTATTAG